The sequence aaaaatcatagttgaattatttttgtaaaatgagtgtttcttataagaaaatgataaaataagtTGTGGTAGGGAATCTTATTTTTTAGAGAGCttaattttacagcttataagctctttgagaacttattttaccaaatattttaaaagagcttataagttcttaaacagcttataatCATTGGATGAATTATATATATCTCTTATAGACTCACAATAAGATTAGGATGCCAAAAAATCCACTGGACCGGCCCATTAACGTTTATTAAAAATGGGCCAGTTTAAACCCACAAATATTACAAAACCCTAGTCGTCAACCTTTTCATCGAGCTAGTGTTGGTGGCCGTCGATTTTTGGGGAACACCCGAGCTTCAGAAGCAAACAGAGAGCCGCGCCGCCACCGCTGCCGACGCCATGGGTCGCATGCACAGCCGCGGGTCCTCATTTTTCTCTTCATTCATCTATTTTTAGTTTCTCTTTTACCTATTATTATTCTCTGAGCATCAATTTGAATTCTTCGCGTTGTGTTTCAGAAAGGGTATTTCCGCTTCAGCCCTTCCCTACAAGAGAACACCGCCCAGCTGGCTCAAAATCTCCTCtgaagatgtgatttttttcACCCACTCTAACGCCAAATATTTCATATTCACGaacctttttcactttttctgAAGTTTGTACAATTATTGGTTGTTTTTTCAAGGTTGAGGAGAATATCTGTAAGTTTGCAAAGAAGGGTCTCACTCCGTCGCAGATCGGCGTGATTCTCCGTGATTCACACGGCATTGCACAGGTGAAGAGCGTCACCGGAAGCAAGATTCTCCGCATTCTCAAGGGTCACGGTATAATTCTATGTACTTTTTCAGTTTTTCCGTTTCTTTCCGAATTTAAGCTTTCTGGATGAAGAAAGGATTTTTGTTTGGTAATGTGAAAACAGAGCTTGCGCCTGTGTTATTTAAACTTTACCATTTTAAGTTTTCTGCTTCTAAACTGTAGTCCGTTATGATTGAGGGTTTGATAATTGTTAAACAGCGGCTGCAACTATTTAATgtcattttccatttttttgtttatttgtgaATTTTATTTAACTTGACCTCAAAATGGTGTCCCATGATTAAAGGGTTTTTGGTAACTCTTAAACAGGACTTGCACCTGAAATTCCAGAGGATTTGTACCACTTGATAAAGAAAGCTGTGGCTATCAGAAAGCATTTGGAGAGGAACAGGAAGGATAAGGACTCCAAGTTTAGGTTGATTTTGGTGGAGAGCAGGATTCACCGCCTTGCTCGTTACTACAAGAAGACAAAGAAGCTGCCGCCCGTCTGGAAATAGTATATCTCTTACTCTattttttatatgcatttctttTGATAACTGATTACTTGTGTAGGTAAACCAGTGTTTATTTCATGCTGCTCTATTGGTTTTCAGTATTGGTTGTTGTCTACTCCATTTATTTGTCTCTAAATGAATCTATATCATATGATTCTCCCATGATATGAGtactctatttttatttaagcaTTTATTTTTTGTGATGTTGTGCAAGTGGTATCTTAGAAATTACTtgttgaatgaagttcaaaGCAGTGTAGAAAAAACTAATTTTGTTGTATTTGATAAACAATCCATAATTTTGTTGAAAGCTTTACTTGTCACACTATAACATTGAGTTGGAAATATAGATtgattctttcttttttgggtgaTAGATTGAGCTCAAATTTTCATTTTGACAAATTTCTAGGCTCTACATCTGTAAAGAGAGACAAATTTATTGATATCTATTGAAAGATTTGTTTACATTTGATTTGGTGTTGTCTGCATTCACTTGAATGTGTTTAGGGCGAGTACCTTTGGCAAACTTTGCTCATCAAGTTCATGATTAATCTACTATGTCAGTAGAATGTGATTGTGATTGGGACTAATACCTTTTGCAAACTTTGCTCATCAAGTTCATGATTAATACTTTGCTCATCAAGTTCATGATTAATCTACTATGTCAGTAGAGTGTGATTGGGACTAATACCTTTTCCAAACTTTTATGTTGAAACTTTCGGTCGCTCTTTTCCCCAATTTTTGTTGCCATCTTATGTTTTACCATTGGTAATCTTGATTTTGCTTGTTCACTACATATAGTTCTTGTGTCTTAGCATTTGTTGTTAAATCCAATTCTCTTGTATATGACATGAATCCTGTTGCAATATTTTCATAAACCTTTTTGTGCAGTGAGTCAACAACCGCAAGCACTCTGGTTGCTTAGGCCAGGGAAGTTATTAGGTGAGCACCGGAGATACACAGTATGCCAAGTCGTGGGCAAATTATGGATTTTGGCAAAGGATCATATCTTTCAAGAATTTTGTTCTTTGATTTGACATTGTTTTACAGTTTTGCTCTTTGATTTCTGTATTGTTTTTTGTTTGACTTGTTGGCCATGAAATTCATGAAGAAACTTTAGCTGTCGAATTTGCTTTgattcaatttatatataatgcATTTTTGACTTATTTTCCCAAGCTTATGAACATGCTATTTGTCACGCCAATCATCTATGTTAACTTTGTATGTTGCTTCTTGATGCATTTCTTATGTTTTCGAGCATTTTAATAAAACGATTTCAGTAGCACCAACTATTAATCCATTGAAAGTGTCATTTATTAGCTACTGTGTCATATTTAAGGCCTTATAGATATATTGATGTTGTCTTTCATAAAAGTTGAGATATACCGACTCATGTTTGGTTGTTATATCCTCCAATGCTAATCCATATGTTTTGGCAAaacttataatattttatttaaaatttaccttttaattttttttattctttacacaaaacacatatttaattatttaattaatgttttagcataattcaaaaaatattttttttactttatgtatagagtactccatccgtcccgctAAAAGTGgacacatttcctttttgggtgtcccattaaaagtggctactttctaaaaatgacaaaagtttactttaattaagtcaacaattactcactaatttggtcaacaattgtaggccactttctaaaaatgccaaaattactcactaatttggtcaacaattgtaggccactttctaaaaattactcactaattttggtgggtcacactcaattaaaatataacaatctccttcttaatcttcgtgccgaaaCAAACGTGGCCGcttttagcgggacggagggagtaattattaatttacttttTGGTGGATAAATAAATTACTCAAATTGAACAAAAAGATGTGCATGGTTTTACGACTCATTCTACGAGGCTAGGGATATGACTCGAAAAAAGCATTTAgaaaattagtaatttttttgtgCTCATAAAATATACTTCAATTTATTATTTCTCATCCGTCCACATAGAATGTGTTTAGTctatttttgttaaattttccactcacaataaagtaTGACTCTTCCTTCACTCACAACATATTCAactactttatttttatttcactcataatatattcaattattttattaaaactcgtgtcatcaaAGAGATACtaaggatggagggagtatttctttgCGGTGCACTTTAGGAGGCTAGGGATATAATTCAAAAAGAGCATCGAGAAAATCACTCTCTCAGAGTCTAGGGATATGACTCAAAAATAACattgaaaaaattatttatttgtatagACCGTCGATTTTggtcttttcattttttttttcctatttttcttgtgaattattttttgttttagttctcaTTTTCTCATTGCGAAACAATACAagttacttatttttttttatctcttttcTATCAAATAccatgttttaattttaattaattatataattttaatttagatatGAATGATAATTATAGAATTACTTTCATACGTAGATGTAATTATAACAATTATGCATTTGGGATATTATGAATTTTAAGATTTGGTGTGACTTAAATTACTTTTCGTTACAAACTTCCTAATAACGACATTGAATACAAACCTTACGCGTTAGAATTTTCAATTCGAAAATGTTGATTTGGCCATATTTATAACTTCCACACCTAAAAGGCCAAAAGAATGCCATGTTATGTTTgcaatatttcaaaaataattttattttttgctacTTCTCCCTTCTTATAATAGTACATAAAAATAGCCATGCATCAAATTGGAATACGAAATCTCATCGACTTCCAATTTAATTTGGGTAAtcactagggatgtcaatcgggccagcccaccgggttttcgggctagctctatcgggttccgggttagtcgggtgcgggctaatcgggttggagattttttcgggttgtaaatcttcaaccctaaccctaaactttcgggtttcgggctagcccatcgggctaatcaggttaaatgcgtaaaaataaaattatcatttgtattttattattcctaatgatctaatgtataatgtataaaatatacatagatattaaagatataaattatatagcaaagcatgaaatgcaaaaatataagatattcaagattacataaataaaattatattaaaatgagatagtaaaatttaacatgtatcaatgcactagaatcaatctggattattactgaataattagtggatttgtcaTGCActtctcattgacagaaaaaaaaaattggtataactttaaaatgagatactaataattaatttctaactaatgagatactaataattaatttctaactaatgagatactaataatcaatttctacaaaaaaaatccgtaattaatttcactttttttaatgagattgcacacacagtgatacacacatacatatatattctaactatttaatttcactttttttaatgaggctacatatatatatttaagcaaataccatagatttaaacatagcagaagttgtaactggatgcatcgatcagtcacaattccgtcagcccaccgggccagcccatcgggttttcgggctacccctatcgggttccgggttagtcgggtgcgggctaatcgggctggaggttttttcgggttgcaatttttcaaccctaaccctctaattttgtcgggttattcgggtcggcccacgggtttcgggctgcattgacattcCTAGTAATCACAAGTAATAAGTTGCGGATGATGAGAAGATTATCCGTCGTAGTCGAAGGTGGCAGCGCGACGACGATTCCCAAACCAAAAAGGCAGCGCAGCGGAGAAAAAgatggtagagagagagaatatagtGATATCGATGTCTCATAACGAGGTTCCACAGTTGATATGTGTAATTCAGGGGCTCATCAAGGTTGCCCCTTAGTATAATAAAACTACTGCAAAACCTGATGAATTTCCTTTTGAGTTCACTCCGCTTCTGATCACACTTTGGTGCAATCGTCAATCGTCGCTCGTTGATAGACAAGACTGAGCTATGGAGGGATGTTGCTTGTCAACACTTCAACTCCTTCGGAGCAGATTTCTCAATAATTTGGGTTTTCCGAAGAATTCAGAGAGAGTGGCAACGCGACGACGACCATTTTTCAATTTGTTATTTTAGAGGTAAATTTATATtgttttcataaaaaatagtattttttaaatatttttttctatgaatgaataatttttatttttattatagtaAATTGGCCATTTTTACACACGGACTAATTCGATGAATTGTATATAACTCTATGGGGGGCCGTTGCTAGAGAAGAATTGAGGCCTGACTCACAATGAGGATTAGCAGACCCAAAATCCAGTGGACCGGCCCATTAACGTTTATTAAAAATGGGCCAGTTTAAACCCACAAATATTACAAAACCCTAGTCGTCAACCTTTTCATCGAGCTAGTGTTGGTGGCCGTTGATTTTAGGGAACAGCCGACCCTCAGAAGCAAACAGAGTGCTGCGCCGCCACCGCTGCCGTCGCCATGGGTCGCATGCACAGCCGCGGGTGCTcatttttctcttctctttctctagCATCATTCTATTTTTAGTTTCTCTTTtccctattattattattgttattatctgAGCATCAATTTGAATTCTTCGCGTTGTGTTTCAGAAAGGGTATTTCCGCTTCAGCCCTTCCATACAAGAGAACCCCGCCCAGCTGGCTCAAAATCTCCTCtgaagatgtgatttttttttcacccACTCTAACGCCAAATATTTCATATTCACTAacctttttcaatttttctgaTGTTTGTAcaattatttgttgtttttttcaAGGTTGAGGAGAATATCTGTAAGTTTGCAAAGAAGGGTCTCACTCCGTCGCAGATCGGCGTGATTCTCCGTGATTCACACGGCATTGCACAGGTGAAGAGCGTCACCGGAAGCAAGATTCTCCGCATTCTCAAGGGTCACGGTATAATtctatgtattttttttcagcTTTTCCGTTTATTCCCGAATTTAAGCTTTTCTGGATTGAGAACTGATTTCTGTTTGGTAATGTGATAACAGAGCTTGCGCCTGTGTTATTTAACTTTCAGATTTTGTGTACCATTTTAAGTTTTCTACTTCTAAACTGAAGTCCGTTATGATTGAGGGTTTGATAATTGTTAAACAGCGGCAGCAACTATTTAATgtaattttccatttttttgtttgtttatgaattttaattaaCTTGGCCGCAAAATGGTGTCCTGTGATTAAAGGGTGTTTGGTAACTCTTAAACAGGACTTGCACCTGAAATTCCAGAGGATTTGTACCACTTGATAAAGAAAGCTGTGGCTATCAGAAAGCATTTGGAGAGGAACAGGAAGGATAAGGACTCCAAGTTTAGGTTGATTTTGGTGGAGAGCAGGATTCACCGCCTTGCTCGTTACTACAAGAAGACAAAGAAGCTGCCGCCCGTCTGGAAATAGTATATCTCTTACTCTattttttatatgcatttctttTGATAACTGCTTACTTGTGTAGGTAAACCAGTGTTTATTTCATGCTGCTCTATTGGTTTTCAGTATTGGTTGTTGTCTACTCCATTTATTTGTCTCTAAATGAATCTATATCATATGATTCTCCCATGATATGAGtactctatttttatttaagcaTTTATTTTTTGTGATGTTGTCTTAGAAATTACTTGTTTGAGTGAAGTTCAAAGCAGTTTGGCAAAAACTAAGTTTATTGTATTTGTTAGACAATCCCATAATTTTGTCGAAGCTTTCTTGTCACACTATAAAATTGAGTTGGAAAGATAAATTAACGCTTTCATTTTTGGGTGATAGATTTTGATCATATTTTCATTTTGACAATTTTCTAGGTTCTACATCTTAAAGAGAGACAAATTTTTATTGATATTGATTAAAAGATTTGTTTTCGTTTGAATGTGTTTAGCAGTACCTTTGTCTAACTTTGCTCATCAAGTTCATGATTAATCTGCTATGTCAGTAGAGTGTGATTGGGGTCAATACCTTTTGCAAACTTTTATGTTGTATATTCAGTCGCTCTTTTCCCCAATTTTTGTTACCATCTTCTATTTTACCATCAGTAATCTTGATTTAGCTTGTTTTATGTTGTATATTCAGTCGCTCTTTTCTCCAATTTTTGTTACCATCTTCTGTTTTACCCATCAGTAATCTTGATTTAGCTTGTTCACTAGGCATAGTTCTTGTGTCTTATCATTTGTTGTTAAATCCTTGTCTCTTGCGTCTTATCATTTGTTGTTAAATCCTTGTCTCTTGTCCTTGTCTCTTGCGTCTTATCATTTGTTGTTAAATCCTTGTCTCTTGCATATGCCATGAGTCCTGTTGCAATATTTTCATAAACCTTTTTGTGCAGCGAGTCAACAACCGCAAGCACTCTCGTGGCTTAGTCTAGGGGATTTACTGGAGAAGTTTTTAGGTGAGCACCGGAGATACACAGTCTGTGCCAAGTCGTGGCCAAATTATGTATTTTGGCAAAGTATCATCATATTTGTCAAGAATTTTGTTCTTTGATTTGACATTGTTGTTCAAAAATTGATGACAATTTTTGATATTACAGTTTTGCTCTTTGATTTCTGTATTGTTTTTTGTTTGACTTGTTGGCCATCAAATTCATGAAATACTTTAGCTGTCGAATTTGGTTtgattcaaattatatataatgaattTCTGACTAAGTTTCCAACCTTAATTGTAATTGATAGTCATATCACGCCACTCATCTACTCATCTATGTCAACTATTGAAAGTCTATTGGATGTCTTGCTCATTCGCTACCATGTCATATTTCATTCGCTACCATGTCATATTTGTACGATGTAAAatttttgtttctccaattaaaatttttgtttctccaattaaaacataacttcaaagaaaaatatttcattcgCTACCATGTCATATTTGTACGATGTAAAatttttgtttctccaattaaaatttttgtttctccaattaaaacataacttcaaagaaaaatataagttcaagTTAAAAACAAATCATAAACTTCAAAGTTAAATAATACTAGTATTACTCCCGTGCGATGTACGGTgatactaaaataaaattatattttagaatattatagTATGTGAATATAGTAGCatgaaaatgaagatgaaaccaTTTTATAGTTAgtgataacaaaaaaattatattttaaaatattatatttagaatgaaGATAGTagccttaaaataaaaatgatgttggtgataacaaaaaaaattatattttaaaatattatatttagaatgaaGATAGTagccttaaaataaaaatgaaatcatCTTGTAATTGGAGGCgtatcaaatgaatgaccaagaACTTGACAAAATctttttatctaatgattattattatctatttaaaatttccaccaaaatatttagatatttttctttcaaattttctattggTCTTGAAAGGATTTTTAGAATTTTTACttactttttactgattttcattttacaacatatttttttgaggcATTAATTGATTGTAAATCCAAaaattattagtgaattttgatatattttttagcTATATAAAGTTGtagtataaatacataaacattAGCTTATTTCAGAATTTgcccttaattttaatttcgtacaaattaaaacatacatgaaaaaatttaagatgatataatatatacacattatattaaagagttaatatgcaaaaacacccCTAACGTTACCACCCCAAATATACTTAAGCCCCTAACATAACATTGATAGCAACTAACACCCCAAAGTTCATTAAGTACTACAATTAAACcaataaacaaaatttctttcacaaaattaagaaattcattatttttaaatttatataatatataaaaggggtgttttttccctccattttttctctttcttctcccatcaattttttcatatagtaaatattttcatacacagacaaaaataaaagaattgcaaaattttaacaaagagaaagaaaatagaatattttaaaattttaggaacttatttgttttaaatttatttttataccatattaaatattttgttacaaacttaaatataagatgcttattaaatatttcttcataaattaaatttgatattatttaaaaaagtattaaaattgtaaaagaaaaaagagatgaaaaataatgaaaaaaatcatgggagaagagagagtaaaaatggtgggaaaaaatggagggagaaaactcctcttttatatattatatagatttggggatatttatttttatcattaatcattttttatatttatgatcatgtaattatttatcgCACTCTCAATTTGATGTAGTATTTTTGTATctctaattaaaaatataacttCGAAGAAAAATATAAGCTCAAGTTAGAAACTAATCATAAACTtcaaaattaaacaatattTGGGGACGTTTATTTTTatcattgaatattttttatatttatgatcATGTCATTCTTTATCGCACCCTCAATTTGAAAATCTTGGATTTTTCACCGGCACCATCTATCAAATCATGCAAGTTTTCATCGAATATGCAATCTTATGCCTGCATATTCTTAGAATCTCTTTTTCTGGTGTGTTTCGATTCGTTCATGTATCCCTTCGCTTCAAATTATTAACAGGAGCTATTCTTTGTCGTGCCTTGTGCACCGACGATCACTTTTTACTTTAGCCCCGAACATCATATGTCTGCTAACAAGCATTTGATAACATCTGCTCTAATCATCTGCTAACAAGCATTTGATAACTCTGATTTTAAGCTCAGTGATAAGCGTGCCACTTAACTAGAATAACTACCAACCTACCATCAATCGTGAGCTAGACGATAAATTTAACCCGAGAATAATCAACGTATGATGAAAATAACATCCAAAAACTAGAATTAGGTCAGAAAGTTTTATGTTGCAAATTGTAAGAAAATTAAAGAATTCAAGTTGCAAATTTATAAATTGCCATTGTTTTTGGACAAGGAATTGCATCTCTCTATTAAAGTAACTTCATCCCCACTATACTTATGTAAATATTGCCCTTTGGTAATCTAATATTTCTTTCTCTATTGAAAATACTTCATCCCACTATACTAATGagcttgtatatatatatatatatatatatatatatatatatatatatatatatatggagaggttcaaataaaaaccactaaataaaattagaacggagaaccattttaagccattcgatcatcaagatctacggtggatgcatcatcttggtggatgaatgcagatcctgggttcgaatcctgaagggagcaaaatttttattattttcggatgcattaaatttaatagcgaatgcattaatttatatagcagatgcattgattttaatggttcttatgttctcacgataagtgtggttctcattataaccacaccctatatatatatatatatagattactTTTACAGGAGCACATTGGTGAATTTTAATTTGCCTTCCGAATATCTTAGGATTAAGTTTTGCTATCAACATATCGAAGATCGTGTCAGTGTAGCAATAGAGCATATGTAGCACGTCACACTGAAGAGACTCGAGTTCAAGTGAAGAACAAACCTAATTCTTGAGAGAATTTCTGCAATCACAACTTGAGCAATATTCTACCAGCTTATAAGAAGCTAAAAATGTAAAATGCAATTAAGACTAGAGCTCAAGTTAACATGATATATTATCAAAAGATTAGGTGTCAAGATTGATCAATCAGTATGGCTGCAGGAGGAAGAATCCGGAGGCCCTGTAAGCTTCTAACATCTGAGTCTAGGGAAATGATGTGCTAAATCTGTTAGCACCTCAAGCGATCCAAGTATAGATATAAAATTGCTAAGTTCACATGGGCAGGTGGTCTCATGTGAAACCGGCTTCACAATGACAttatttcaacatacaaataacactttaaaataataaaatattatttatatgttgaagtagtgtcattgtgaaaTCGGTTTCACCGTGAAACCGATTTCACATGAGTTTTTGTGTTAGATGGGACCTACAATATGGACTAAAGTGATGCCAACTCAGCCATATTTAACAGCTCCGTTGCCCAAATTTTAATATGGATTACATTCgcatataaaatgaaaatttattcaTGATATGATTTTAGATTAAAGGTGGAGAATTTAGGATATTTTGGAACTCATATCCATCCATATATATGCAACGAATTTTGACGAGTGACAGAGTCATAGCCAGGTTAGATTCACATCAACTTAGAATTGAACCAGCTCAAGATCTGATTATGTCACGGGTTTAACACACATTAAAGTCAAATTATGTCAACTTAGGGCAACACGATAATTAAGTTATAAAGATGCACTACAAGTCTGGGCTGAAAAAAACACACAGCTTCCTGCTTCGAGTGAAGGCACAGCATAACCAAAATGTCAATCACCTGCAACCAAAAATGTGGAGCGCACATCTCAGACAACCATATGGAGCGGTTATATGAAACCAAAACATACATAGTTAGGATGAGAAGTGGCATCAGCTAAATTCCAGTCACATAAGTATCTGTTTTTACATTAACGGAACCAGAGAACAACGCAACAAATACAGACCCACTTGTCTCTAGCAAGTATAATGGCTAAAGATTATGTTAGGGTACAAGCAATTAATACTGAAGAAAGAAAATTCATGTTATTAAGGAAAGGATAGGCTGTATTATTAAAGGAATATGCACCACTGACATCTTCATTTGGAATACCATTCTACAACCATACCAGGAACCTCTCTGGCACTTAATACTCTTTAGTTAATGGTAGAAGTAGAACTGGTTtccatttaaaattttattttgcagATGAAGAATGACTAATTTCATTTTCTTGCTTTTATATCTAATGCTTACACAGCAGTAAGATAAAATCAATACACATCACAGATATATTATCAAAATAGGAGAA comes from Salvia miltiorrhiza cultivar Shanhuang (shh) chromosome 3, IMPLAD_Smil_shh, whole genome shotgun sequence and encodes:
- the LOC131014430 gene encoding 40S ribosomal protein S13-like, which encodes MGRMHSRGKGISASALPYKRTPPSWLKISSEDVEENICKFAKKGLTPSQIGVILRDSHGIAQVKSVTGSKILRILKGHGLAPEIPEDLYHLIKKAVAIRKHLERNRKDKDSKFRLILVESRIHRLARYYKKTKKLPPVWKYESTTASTLVA
- the LOC131014429 gene encoding 40S ribosomal protein S13-like, with the protein product MGRMHSRGKGISASALPYKRTPPSWLKISSEDVEENICKFAKKGLTPSQIGVILRDSHGIAQVKSVTGSKILRILKGHGLAPEIPEDLYHLIKKAVAIRKHLERNRKDKDSKFRLILVESRIHRLARYYKKTKKLPPVWKYESTTASTLVA